One part of the Vicia villosa cultivar HV-30 ecotype Madison, WI linkage group LG6, Vvil1.0, whole genome shotgun sequence genome encodes these proteins:
- the LOC131611812 gene encoding F-box/kelch-repeat protein At3g06240-like has protein sequence MFLPQELMIQILPWLPVKSLTRFKCVCKSWFSLISHDSQFANSHFQLTSTTRPNHRILFLSNFPFEALSIDFEALLDDDSGSVSLNLDRIFPQHFTDIEVEIKGSCRGFILLCHTFDLYLWNPSTGYHKQIPITPFGFHLDCFYGFGYDHSTNDYLVVLMFQHDLYNPTLQLVYFSLKGNTWKQVEGPHYRYTNRNREEPKGGSLYNGAIHWLAYHDDLLTEVIVAFDLVEKKLSYILLPCDSDGSPLHCGLWVYGESLSIYTTNYATNTVDIFVMKEYKVDSSWTMTHALPYDVIPNEVFCPLCCTKNGDIVGRDDGGGLVKYDKNGEFLEHHSYTNDDLPRQWTMYIESLLSLPSDGDNQKA, from the coding sequence ATGTTTCTGCCGCAAGAATTGATGATCCAAATTTTGCCATGGTTACCAGTTAAGTCTCTGACACGCTTCAAATGTGTTTGTAAGTCATGGTTTTCTCTTATCTCTCATGATTCCCAATTTGCAAATTCACATTTTCAACTCACTTCCACCACAAGACCCAATCATAGAATTCTGTTCTTGTCAAATTTTCCCTTTGAAGCTCTATCCATTGATTTTGAAGCATTGCTTGACGATGATAGTGGATCTGTTTCACTCAACCTTGATCGTATTTTTCCACAGCATTTTACAGATATTGAAGTTGAAATTAAAGGGTCATGTAGAGGCTTCATACTTTTATGCCATACCTTTGACCTCTACCTATGGAATCCATCCACCGGATATCACAAACAAATACCTATAACTCCTTTTGGTTTCCATTTAGATTGTTTCTATGGTTTTGGTTATGACCATTCAACCAACGATTACTTGGTTGTTTTAATGTTTCAGCATGATTTGTATAACCCTACATTACAGTTGGTGTACTTCTCATTGAAAGGTAATACATGGAAACAAGTTGAGGGTCCTCACTACCGTTACACCAATAGGAATCGGGAAGAGCCCAAAGGCGGGTCTCTTTATAACGGGGCTATCCATTGGTTGGCTTATCATGATGATTTACTAACCGAAGTTATTGTTGCGTTTGATTTAGTCGAAAAGAAACTTTCATACATACTTTTGCCGTGTGATTCTGATGGTAGTCCTTTGCATTGTGGTTTATGGGTATATGGAGAGTCTCTCAGCATATATACTACTAATTATGCTACTAATACAGTTGATATATTTGTGATGAAAGAATACAAAGTGGATTCGTCTTGGACTATGACTCATGCTCTTCCATATGACGTCATCCCAAACGAGGTCTTTTGTCCGTTGTGTTGTACAAAAAATGGTGATATTGTTGGGAGAGATGATGGCGGTGGATTGGTCAAGTATGATAAAAATGGTGAGTTTCTAGAGCATCATTCTTATACTAATGATGATCTTCCACGCCAGTGGACTATGTATATAGAGTCTCTGCTTTCACTACCTAGTGATGGTGACAACCAGAAAGCTTAA